From a region of the Panthera uncia isolate 11264 chromosome B1, Puncia_PCG_1.0, whole genome shotgun sequence genome:
- the UTP3 gene encoding something about silencing protein 10, whose product MVGRSRRRGAAKWAAMRAKAGPGPADENEDDLELPPSPGDSSYYQDKVDDFHEARSRAVLSKGWSEMESGDEEEDGDEEEEVLALDIADEDDEDGESAEEEEDDDDDGGSSVQSEAEASVDPSLSWGQRKKLYYDTDYGSKPRNRQSQQEVEEEEREEEEEAQLIQRRLAQGLQEDDFGVTWVEAFAKPVRQVDEAETRVVKDLAKVSVKEKLKMLRKESPELLELIEDLKVKLTEVKDELEPLLQLVEQGIIPSGKGSQYLRTKYNLYLNYCSNISFYLILKARRVPAHGHPVIERLVTYRNLINKLSVVDQKLSSEIRHLLTLKDDAGKKELSLKVKSTKAKPKSVSETASASAVTDISDDSDFDEEAALKYYREIEDKQKLKRKKEENSTEEQALEDQNAKRAITYQIAKNRGLTPRRKKIDRNPRVKHREKFRRAKIRRRGQVREVRREEQRYSGELSGIRAGVKKSIKLK is encoded by the coding sequence ATGGTGGGGAGATCGCGGCGGCGCGGAGCGGCCAAGTGGGCAGCCATGCGAGCCAAGGCAGGTCCCGGCCCAGCGGACGAAAATGAAGACGATTTAGAATTGCCACCGTCGCCAGGGGACTCCAGCTACTATCAAGATAAGGTAGATGATTTCCATGAGGCCCGATCTCGGGCCGTCTTGTCTAAAGGCTGGAGCGAAATGGAGAGTGGGGACGAGGAGGAGGATGgcgatgaggaggaggaggttcTAGCCCTAGATATTGCTGATGAGGACGATGAAGATGGAGAGAGtgcggaggaggaggaagatgatgatgatgatggtgggaGCTCCGTGCAGAGTGAGGCCGAGGCATCTGTGGATCCCAGTTTGTCGTGGGGTCAGAGGAAAAAACTTTACTATGACACAGACTACGGTTCCAAGCCCCGAAACCGACAAAGTCAACAAGAagtagaggaggaggaaagagaggaggaagaagaagcacAGCTCATACAGCGGCGCCTTGCCCAAGGCCTGCAAGAGGATGATTTTGGGGTGACCTGGGTAGAGGCCTTTGCAAAACCTGTACGTCAAGTAGATGAGGCTGAGACCCGGGTCGTGAAGGATCTGGCGAAAGTTTCAGTGAAAGAGAAGCTGAAGATGCTGCGGAAAGAATCACCAGAGCTCTTGGAACTGATAGAAGACCTGAAAGTTAAGTTGACAGAGGTGAAGGATGAGCTGGAGCCATTGCTACAGTTGGTGGAGCAAGGGATCATTCCATCTGGAAAAGGAAGCCAATACCTGAGGACCAAGTACAATCTCTATTTGAACTACTGCTCCAACATCAGTTTTTATTTGATCCTGAAAGCCAGGAGAGTCCCTGCACATGGACATCCTGTCATAGAAAGGCTTGTTACCTACCGAAATTTGATCAACAAGTTGTCGGTTGTAGATCAGAAGCTGTCTTCTGAAATTCGTCATCTACTCACACTTAAGGATGATGCTGGAAAGAAAGAACtgagtttaaaagtaaaatccaCCAAGGCCAAGCCAAAATCTGTTTCAGAGACTGCTTCTGCCTCTGCTGTTACAGATATTTCTGATGATTCTGATTTTGATGAAGAAGCTGCACTGAAATACTACAGAGAAATAGAAGACAAGCAAaagttgaagagaaagaaagaagaaaatagcacTGAAGAACAGGCTCTTGAAGATCAAAATGCAAAGAGAGCCATTACTTATCAGATTGCTAAAAATAGGGGACTTACACCTAGGAGAAAGAAGATTGATCGGAATCCTAGAGTCAAACACCGGGAGAAGTTCAGAAGAGCCAAAATTCGCAGAAGAGGCCAAGTTCGTGAAGTTCGTAGAGAAGAGCAACGTTATAGTGGTGAACTCTCTGGCATTCGTGCAGGAGTTAAAAAGAGCATTAAGCTTAAATAA